One segment of Pseudoalteromonas rubra DNA contains the following:
- a CDS encoding DUF7661 family protein has protein sequence MIPPELDESELARYLDDIYHERSSEAHPRVILLD, from the coding sequence GTGATCCCTCCCGAGCTGGATGAATCTGAACTGGCCCGATATCTCGACGATATTTATCACGAACGCTCTTCAGAAGCCCATCCCAGGGTGATATTGCTCGATTAG
- a CDS encoding DUF7661 family protein encodes MTFRFNVFGKRMSVSRVEAQWQLFNDSDRGMRARVYDTNFT; translated from the coding sequence ATGACATTCAGGTTTAATGTATTTGGCAAACGCATGTCAGTAAGCCGGGTTGAGGCGCAATGGCAGCTGTTTAATGATTCTGACAGGGGCATGCGCGCCAGGGTATATGATACCAATTTCACTTAA